A window of Nicotiana sylvestris chromosome 8, ASM39365v2, whole genome shotgun sequence genomic DNA:
atacaatgactacggtcacaaggctgtcCCAACCAAACTATCGCGACTCGAGGACGTCCGACCAtcactataaaatcacaggccttcaattactacgaaatttttttgaaaagaactggttaatcaGGATACCCTCgccataagcaaaagagcttcaatcatatcagctccaaacaataggcttcgaaacaattcagccatcgagcgaaacctcctgaggtgctcatttatcgctacataacggctcacaatcgaggttcttattgAGTCGTCGAAGAGTCCGgaaaacacaaaaacttcaaaaagtatttaacaaggaaaaataaatcctacattaaaggtcgtaccgacccaatgcataagagctactgtcgccagcttaaaattagAGGTCGTACTGACCTAATGCGTAAGAGTCACTGTTGTCAGCTTAAAATtagaggttgtaccgacccaatgcgtaagagccactatcgctagCTTAAAATTAAatgtcgtaccgacccaatgcgtaagagccactatttccagcttaaaattaaaggtcgtactgacccaatacgtaagagccattgtcgctagcttaaaattaaaggtcgtaccgaccaaatGAGTATGAGTCACTGTCGCCAACTTAAAattagaggtcgtaccaacccaatgcataagagtTTACGGGCCAGCCTAACAAACCTTAGGGCCAAATTGTAAACCTAAGGGTTTCTACTAGAAGGCCAAATCATCTGGCCAATCATCAATGAACGTATAAATCCAAAACAAAGAAAGACATACTCAAGCAAATGGAAATTCATGGAAGGAGGAAACCGAAAGGTTTCTTTATATATATGCTCTCTAAGAGCCTTGTACAaagaatcaaaaaggaaaagCCTAGTCTATGTCCCCCTCGGGGACTGAGGCCCGTCGGCCTTTTCCTTATTATCTTCGGCATCGGACAAGAGGAACTTAGCGTCGTATTCATCGGCCTTGTCCTACgttatctcttccgagagattgAAGCCCCTAGTGTGAATTCTTCGAGGTTTACCTCCAAGATTTGCATGGGGCATATTCATTATTCTGCTCTCTCGATCAGAAGAACCTCACAACTTGCTCGAACATCATCAACGTCTTTTAAATAAACATCCACTTTCTTGTCGGCCTTAGCTCGAATCTCTTCAGCCTCAACTCGGGCGTCCACGACCTTGGCCTTCATCTCTAAAAGGTTGGACTCGAGCCTTACAATCCTGCTCGTGTGAACCGAGCTGTTTTCACGAGCATTCCGGAGCTGTACCTCGAGGGCAGaaaccttggccaaagcattcttcttggccgcagTATGGGCATCTATTTGAGCCCTTAGATCATTAAACTCATGTTTGGCCTGGCCAACCTCGCCCCAAAGGCATTCTAGATCCTCTGTCTTGCTTTTCAACTGAAGAATTAAAATATTAATCTCTGAGGATAGAGAAAGAAACATGCATTCTCTCGGAGCAAAGGTTACCTGTTTTTCAAGATGGCTttcgtagttcaggcttcgatTCGCCTCGTACCAAAGGTGGCTCAATTCTTTTCCCCTgttatcacaaagaagcctgagggatttctccccatccaagtCTTTCCTCAACTTGCCTTCATAGTGAAGCAGCTCGTACTTGAGCTTGtcaaaagcctacaaaaaagaAGCTCAAATGAGAAAACGAAAATGTAAAATCGAAAGACCAACAAAGCCAACCAAAGCTCACCATAGAACTAAGCTGATGAACCTCCTCAAAGGTTGAGCGCGCATCTGCTGGCATGGTCTCACCGACCCCAGTTAAACCAATCTTGGTGGGGACATGGTCGCTCGAGACCCCGCTTGATTTTGGCAGCCCCTGGTCTCAAACATCCCTTGAAGTGCCTTTGACGGGAAAAAAAGATAGCGACAGGGGAGGAACCATTTTTCCAAGGCTAGAAGCTTCAGATACCACAGGCTCAGTTGATACATCTTCTTTGGGCCTGCGAGCAGGGCTTGCCTCGCTATGAGCACCCTCGTCCTTCGAGGACTCCTTCCATTTGCTATCAGTCCTCGATCCTAAAGCCGATGACCCTTCCTCTTCCCCAAGGGGGCACGGTCTCATCTCAGAAAATTCTCCAATGCCTGCGGTGACGGATTTAGTACATATAAAAAAATTACCTTTCAAAGAAAACAAGCCACACAGCATGTACCATGATGTTtcgcctcccatctacccttggaCATATCTTGCCACTTACGCTCATTGTAAGTCGAGCAAGCTGCTAGTTTGTGAGACCAATCCGCCAGGTCGAGGACCTTGTATGACATCCATGAGATTgttgcaaaaaataaaagaaaaagaaagcataTTTAAAGAGTCTGCCTCCACCATGGACAAAAATAACAAGAAcacgagtgtaccacttacgtgtaaaattccatttcTAAGGAAATGGAAGGAACTCTGCGGGGATAATATCGGCAGTCTACACACGGACGAAATGACTTATCCACCCTCGGTCCCCATTTTCTTCATTGCTGGCAACAAAGGGCTGAGTGGATCGACATCACAAAGTAATCAGGCCTCGATGATGCAAGGGATGGTACAGTCTAATAAGATGGctgagggtgaactcgagcccggCTTTATCTGTAAAATACCCTATCATCAGCACTATCCTCCAAAACGGCGGGTGAACCTGTGCCAGGGTAAGCCGACATCTTCTACAAAATTCGAGCACGACCCTATCGAGAGGTCCCAACATAAAGGGGTACGTATATActttcaaaaacccctcgacatgaGCCATGTTGCTCTCTTCCAGGTAAGGTACTTGCagtaccaccttttctccccatcccCAGTCTTTTCTAACTGCTTTGATGTTCTCCTCCCTTATTGAGGAGataaacctcgatgcatgctcccaaTGGCCCTAAACACTAGGAGGTCTCTATAACGCAAAGTCCCTCCTCGTGAAAAAGCACCTCGAAGCTAGCTCATCAGACACCGGCGGTGTACCACCGATCGAGTGCGAAGCAGATGCAGAACTCTTCTCTCCTTGTGAATGGATTTAGACATAGCAGCCATGGCTATGgtaaagtaagaaaaaggaagaCAAAGGCTTGGGCGAAAGCTTTTGAAATAGTAAGAGAACTAGCACAAAAAAGAGCTCTATAAAAGGGATAGTTACTAAAAGTAGCGGAGTCCTCAGATAAGAAATAAGCAAATGCATATATAGAGCAAGCAACGACTATTTTCCTATCctgaaggccaattaattctgaccATGTCAGTGCCATTTTTTGGGAAGTGTATCGGTGGGACCACCCTGATCGTTTCACAATCGTGTCACATAAATGATACAGTCACACAGCGCTTAGGAGCCGTTGAGACCCTGAGGATTTCTGTTATTACAAGCATCGATTCTAAAAAATCTATCGACCTAATCTCGAGATGGTGCCCAATCTCGAAGGTCCCGATTACTCCAAGTATGGGCTCCGGAGAGTCAACATCAAAATCCAAAGGCTAACTCCGCATGAATGCTGAAATATTAAATTCAAAGACTTGAAGCAGAAAAATCTTCTCACattaccaaaaatatatttacaaggggtGTCTTTACAAAACCTCcaacaccaccaccaccaccaccacccccCCCCCGATAAATTCATACACAAAAGAGAAAGGAAGATGACGTGGGTCTATTCTTCTCCATCACTGCTCTTTGTATCATCTCCGGAACCCCCATCCGAAGTGGCCATAAATGTCGATTCTTCCTCCAAGACTCGGGCTTCCTCAATCTCAGTTGAGAGATCGACGCCTTTAGCGTTCGCTTCCTCGAGAGCCTGCCTCCTTGCCTTTGAACAAGCGTAAGCGATGGCCCAAGTCAGCTTCTGCTCGGCCTTCTCTGATATCTCTCAAGCTCGTTCATTCGCTGTAGCGGCATCTATCTTATATGAAGATGCATTTTCTTCGGCCTCAGACTTGGACACAGATAGTGCTGTATACGGCAAAAATCAAAGGGTCTGGTTTTGTGACTGTTGAGGTACCTCGTAAAAACCTCCCCCCAAAAGGCTCAAAGTCAGCTCAGGGCTCGACGCTGAGGGTCTCAAtgatcgacctcgaggcagtGCAAATCAGCGGCTATGATGGACTAACGGGAAGTTCCCAAAGCACGTGACTAAAGCTaaccaagtctattaggctagttcaagtctgtaccgtggcattaaatggttgtaccagccatatatctttataataaatgcatttgtactatgttgggattcctcttgatatataaaggggatccttgtcattttgtaagcaCGAACTTAACATACAACATTCAatatacaagaacaagaacattctttgctctctaacttaaacacattctcccttgattttattattt
This region includes:
- the LOC138875197 gene encoding uncharacterized protein; its protein translation is MSAYPGTGSPAVLEDSADDRVLDLADWSHKLAACSTYNERKWQDMSKGRWEAKHHGIGEFSEMRPCPLGEEEGSSALGSRTDSKWKESSKDEGAHSEASPARRPKEDVSTEPVAFDKLKYELLHYEGKLRKDLDGEKSLRLLCDNRGKELSHLWYEANRSLNYESHLEKQLKSKTEDLECLWGEVGQAKHEFNDLRAQIDAHTAAKKNALAKVSALEVQLRNARENSSVHTSRIVRLESNLLEMKAKVVDARVEAEEIRAKADKKVDVYLKDVDDVRASCEVLLIERAE